One Triticum dicoccoides isolate Atlit2015 ecotype Zavitan chromosome 5B, WEW_v2.0, whole genome shotgun sequence genomic window carries:
- the LOC119305996 gene encoding glucan endo-1,3-beta-glucosidase-like: MATPPRHGCMLRAEVVMCIFLVIAPLSTAIGVNYGTKGDNLPSPAKVAAFLVTRTNIDRVKLFDTNPDIVRAFAGTGISVMVTAGNGDIPGLATQTGADSWVATNIAPYYPATDISLVAVGNEIMDTADKNLIGKLVPAMQMLKDALVTAGYNKIRVSTPSSLNILVDSQPPSAARFRDVWDDAIFTPMLQFLRKTKSPLIVNTYPYFGYNGDTLPYALARPNSGVLDMGSGIMYTSMFEAQLDSVYSAMKKLGFEDVEILVGETGWPTKAMDGQIGVSPAEAAEYNKYIIREVSSGSGTPLMPKRKFETYIFTLFNEDLKPGPVAERNFGMFQPDFTPMYDIGIMKDPVKTTTAPGSVVPSAPRKVAATPMVATADALDVAVPTKANGSNNA; this comes from the exons ATGGCGACACCGCCAAGGCATGGGTGCATGCTCCGCGCGGAGGTGGTCATGTGTATATTCCTCGTCATAGCACCGTTGAGCACGGCGATCGGTGTCAACTATGGCACCAAGGGTGACAACCTTCCGTCACCGGCCAAGGTTGCGGCATTCCTCGTGACCCGCACAAACATTGACCGTGTAAAGCTGTTTGACACCAACCCGGACATTGTTCGGGCCTTCGCCGGCACGGGCATCTCAGTAATGGTCACAGCAGGCAATGGCGACATCCCTGGCCTCGCCACCCAGACCGGTGCCGACTCATGGGTCGCTACCAACATCGCGCCATACTACCCCGCGACAGATATATCTCTCGTCGCCGTGGGCAACGAGATCATGGACACGGCCGACAAGAATCTCATCGGCAAGCTCGTCCCCGCCATGCAGATGCTCAAGGATGCGCTCGTCACGGCTGGCTACAACAAAATTCGTGTTTCCACGCCAAGCTCACTCAACATCCTGGTTGACTCCCAGCCGCCGTCCGCGGCTCGGTTTCGCGACGTCTGGGATGACGCTATCTTCACGCCGATGCTCCAATTTCTCCGGAAGACCAAGTCGCCACTCATCGTGAACACGTACCCGTACTTTGGGTACAACGGTGACACGCTACCGTACGCACTGGCGCGGCCCAACTCTGGTGTGCTAGACATGGGCTCGGGCATCATGTACACGAGCATGTTTGAGGCACAACTTGACTCGGTGTACTCGGCAATGAAGAAACTTGGGTTTGAGGACGTGGAGATCCTGGTGGGGGAGACCGGGTGGCCGACTAAGGCCATGGACGGGCAGATCGGCGTCAGCCCGGCTGAGGCGGCGGAGTACAACAAATATATCATCCGTGAGGTTAGTTCCGGGTCAGGCACACCGCTCATGCCAAAGCGGAAGTTCGAGACGTACATATTCACGCTCTTCAACGAGGACCTCAAGCCCGGGCCGGTGGCCGAGCGAAATTTCGGGATGTTCCAGCCAGACTTCACGCCGATGTATGACATTGGCATCATGAAAGATCCG GTCAAAACAACAACGGCGCCAGGGTCGGTCGTCCCATCGGCACCGCGGAAAGTGGCAGCAACGCCTATGGTCGCCACTGCTGATGCGTTGGATGTTGCAGTGCCTACAAAGGCCAACGGCTCGAACAACGCCTAG